From Bacteroidota bacterium:
TATACTTTTCATCAAAAGGAATAACAATCACACTGACCAATATTTTTTCTACCGAAATCATGTATGTATCTTCAAAAACAAACAGTTATAAATAGCAAGAAATTCCATATTTTATGCCATTCGTCAGGCAATTATGTCAGAGAAAATTTTAACTTAGCATAATAAAGTATTACAATATGGAAAACATATTAATCATAGGCGCAGCAGGGCAAATTGGTTCTGAAATCACCCTGGCCTTGCGAGAAATTTATGGCAATGACCATGTATTTGCCACCGACATCAAAAAAGCTTCAGCGGATATTGTGGAAAGCGGGCCTTTTCAGATTCTCGATGTGCTGGATAACAAACAGCTCATTCCTTTTGCCGTACGCAATAAGATCACCCAGGTCTATCATCTGGCGGCCATATTGTCGGGTAATGCTGAAAAATTTCCTCTTCATGCCTGGGATATCAACATGAAGGGGCTGCTCAATGTACTGGAACTGGCGCGCGAAACGGAAGATATTAAAAGGGTTTTCTGGCCCAGTTCCATTGCTGTTTTTGGACCTTCCACGCCCAAAATAGCTCCTCAATTCACCATTATGGATCCCACCACGGTTTATGGGATCAGCAAACTGGCAGGCGAACGATGGTGCGCATACTACAACAAACGATACAACGTTGATGTGCGCAGTGTAAGATATCCGGGCTTAATTAGTTATAAAACCGAAGCAGGCGGGGGAACCACCGATTATGCCGTTGAAATTTTCTACGATGCCGTGAAAAAAAGAAGTTATGAATGTTTCCTGAAAGAAAATACCCGTCTGCCCATGATGTTCATGCCCGATGCCATTAAAGCCACCATAAAATTAATGGAAACCGGAGAATCCGGACTTCATACTCATTCCAGTTATAATCTTTGTGCCATGAGCTTTACCCCAAAGGAACTGGCAGAAGAAATAAAAAAGCATATTCCGGATTTTTCAATTACTTACAAACCTGATTTCAGGCAGGACATTGCCGATTCCTGGCCTGAAAGCCTTGACGACAGCATCGCCAGGTCACATGATGGTTTTAATCCCGAATATGATATGGCTAAAATGACGGATATTATGCTCAAGGAAATCAGTAAAAAACTAAAAAGTTAATTCAATCAACAAATTATAATTTATCATGTACGGAAAAATCAAGGAACATTTGCAAAATGAAATAGCTTCCATCAGAGAAGCCGGTCTGTATAAGGAAGAACGAATCATCACCAGTCCACAGGGCGCCGAGATCACGCTGAATACAGGCCAAAAAGTCCTGAACTTCTGTTCAAACAATTACCTGGGGCTGGCCTCCCATCCGCTGGTTATTGAA
This genomic window contains:
- a CDS encoding NAD-dependent epimerase/dehydratase family protein — its product is MENILIIGAAGQIGSEITLALREIYGNDHVFATDIKKASADIVESGPFQILDVLDNKQLIPFAVRNKITQVYHLAAILSGNAEKFPLHAWDINMKGLLNVLELARETEDIKRVFWPSSIAVFGPSTPKIAPQFTIMDPTTVYGISKLAGERWCAYYNKRYNVDVRSVRYPGLISYKTEAGGGTTDYAVEIFYDAVKKRSYECFLKENTRLPMMFMPDAIKATIKLMETGESGLHTHSSYNLCAMSFTPKELAEEIKKHIPDFSITYKPDFRQDIADSWPESLDDSIARSHDGFNPEYDMAKMTDIMLKEISKKLKS